A single region of the Tigriopus californicus strain San Diego chromosome 8, Tcal_SD_v2.1, whole genome shotgun sequence genome encodes:
- the LOC131885214 gene encoding zinc finger protein 564-like has protein sequence MDFVTLLLDRVEQRRQNSAELLHLVIQDWIVFQRCTFDYVDEHDDPYISQIFLIEICTGRYIHRAQGVKIDHGTVPDPDLLASKLIEALLGSKACQGLPFQHVMTHGHLKTLEYPFPRQVSKDCQIVFEVCKVETDGDKVSRWTCPPCLRVGQDITHAKSETFHNIPLEDLYPKIEEEDGDHNQDADSISAGIFDDPEPLESDDDMDFNLSEDLTEEEDHIPRKKRTVPSQRAKKSSKARAKSRKTSSLKLANDVVLEDDSMSSSKKEVKCNHCSKVFPSIRYYRRHQREKRKLSCKACDQEVVTFFDLKKHIAIKHPQLLDAPYQSLWQNDEEVRTMKQPKLCFMCDRVFNGNVLLHGHKELYHELGEYKCDECQVPCLTFYDLIIHNYQQHSKVLPHVPPHKQGLEAITHDDGKIEFKRTKYVCQLCPAMFKCDTGYTSHLRRRHAWGLFDCQSCDEVGHFAKDISVHMSTFHPDNPEVKCPNCSLMVSLKDNPNGFLHHYEDPKHVGSEAASWGNCHKLSLQCHYCGKKYASRLNFLDHVKLHEGIERFKCSFCHYGTNNKNVLLTHEKSHLRERGLTNEDTNLKLYYDCDQCGKSFTSSVGVRKHKRTVHEGIKKKDVCKDCGDVFTNSQAYYRHRREAHGHVTKVRKTGRKPLD, from the coding sequence ATGGACTTTGTGACCTTGCTCTTGGATCGAGTGGAACAAAGACGGCAAAATTCGGCGGAACTGCTCCATCTGGTCATCCAGGATTGGATCGTGTTCCAACGGTGTACTTTTGATTATGTGGACGAGCACGATGATCCATACATTAGTCAGATATTCCTGATAGAGATCTGCACAGGGCGATACATACATCGAGCACAGGGCGTGAAAATCGATCATGGAACAGTTCCTGACCCGGATTTGTTGGCATCCAAATTAATTGAGGCATTGCTGGGATCCAAAGCTTGTCAAGGATTACCTTTTCAGCATGTTATGACCCATGGCCATCTAAAAACCTTGGAATATCCTTTTCCCAGGCAAGTATCCAAGGATTGCCAGATTGTCTTTGAAGTGTGTAAGGTTGAAACGGATGGGGACAAAGTGTCTAGATGGACTTGTCCACCATGTCTTAGAGTTGGTCAAGACATAACCCACGCCAAAAGTGAAACCTTCCATAATATTCCATTGGAGGATCTGTATCCAAAGATTGAAGAGGAGGATGGGGATCATAATCAAGACGCAGACTCGATCTCTGCGGGCATATTTGATGATCCAGAGCCTTTGGAAAGTGATGATGACATGGATTTCAATTTGTCAGAAGATCTCACTGAGGAAGAAGACCATatcccgagaaagaagagaactGTACCAAGTCAACGAgccaaaaaaagttccaaagctcgagcaaaatcaagaaagaccTCATCGCTCAAACTCGCCAATGACGTAGTTCTTGAGGATGATTCCATGTCCTCAAGCAAGAAGGAAGTCAAATGCAACCATTGTTCGAAAGTATTTCCTTCAATTCGATATTATCGTCGACATCAGCGTGAGAAACGAAAGTTGTCCTGTAAAGCGTGTGACCAGGAGGTGGTCACattctttgatttgaagaaacatATCGCCATCAAGCACCCGCAATTGCTGGATGCCCCATATCAGTCACTTTGGCAAAATGACGAGGAGGTAAGGACCATGAAACAGCCCAAATTGTGCTTCATGTGTGATCGAGTCTTCAACGGCAATGTGCTACTCCATGGTCACAAAGAGCTTTATCATGAATTGGGCGAGTACAAATGTGATGAATGTCAAGTGCCGTGTCTCACCTTCTACGATCTCATAATACATAACTACCAGCAGCACTCCAAAGTCCTCCCTCATGTTCCACCTCACAAGCAAGGCTTGGAGGCCATCACCCATGACGATGGGAAAATCGAGTTCAAACGGACCAAGTACGTTTGCCAATTATGTCCAGCTATGTTCAAATGTGATACGGGATACACCAGCCATTTAAGGAGACGCCATGCCTGGGGTTTGTTCGATTGTCAGTCCTGCGATGAAGTGGGCCATTTTGCCAAGGATATTTCAGTCCACATGAGCACCTTCCATCCTGACAATCCCGAAGTCAAATGCCccaattgctcattgatggttaGTCTGAAAGATAACCCCAATGGCTTCCTTCACCATTATGAGGATCCCAAGCACGTGGGCTCAGAGGCAGCAAGTTGGGGCAATTGCCATAAACTCTCCTTGCAGTGCCATTACTGTGGGAAGAAATATGCCAGTCGGTTGAATTTCTTGGACCACGTGAAACTGCATGAAGGAATTGAACGCTTCAAATGTTCCTTTTGCCACTACGGCACCAACAATAAGAACGTTCTCTTGACTCATGAGAAATCTCACCTTCGGGAACGTGGTCTCACCAATGAGGACACGAATCTCAAATTGTATTACGATTGTGACCAATGCGGCAAATCCTTCACCTCTAGTGTAGGTGTCCGAAAGCACAAACGCACCGTCCACGAGGGtatcaaaaagaaagatgtgTGCAAAGATTGCGGTGATGTGTTCACAAATTCCCAGGCCTATTATAGACATCGACGTGAAGCGCATGGACACGTGACAAAGGTGCGGAAAACGGGACGAAAACCCCTTGATTAA
- the LOC131885213 gene encoding zinc finger protein 354A-like: MDLISLFLGTIDKRKTQSSELLHLVVQNWIVFQRSTFDYVDPNGDPYTSQIFLIEVATGRYIHRSQGVRVDHGTLNDLELLASKLFEAFEETRPCQGWSSDKNGFDRLPSVQYPYLRHVSSDCQYVVNPCKMELDEGHSSTGFQPRSLCAPCQKAGQDVLEGAQDFREVLAEDIICPKIEGQTETPASWESWSGGIFEDSEDFESDLFNHSMGDDDIVGGRKKSKQIRKTVKGSKRSKKQLQSASFVGGPDVDSADEAKISNKREYTCNHCSQTFPTISYYRRHQREKRKLSCKECDKEVTTFFDLKKHIAAKHPDSMEGIFSPLWTNDEDEETIKVPKVCFLCDRVFNGSVLLYRHKELYHEMGDQKCSDCQEPCLTFYDLMIHNYQSHSKAIPHLQPFTRGLEIVRGENGKIEKKRIEFACQFCPAGYKYDSSYTLHMRKCHAWGLFECKSCDEVGHYAQDVSSHMVTFHPDNPEVKCPNCSQVLSLKDDPGNFLHHYNECKTPCSKRVFTRDGGFQKMSFQCQYCGKGYASKIVFRGHVKRHEGIERFKCTFCDYGSNIKSVLIDHEKTHLRERGLTNEDAGIQLYYNCEECGKKFRQSSSVRAHKKRVHQGIKKSYGCQDCGEIFTNLQAFYRHKREKHGHVSKSGRRGRKSDISIACP; the protein is encoded by the coding sequence ATGGACTTGATCTCGTTATTTCTCGGTACTATTGACAAGCGTAAAACCCAATCTTCAGAACTGCTTCATCTCGTGGTTCAGAACTGGATTGTGTTCCAACGTTCCACCTTTGACTACGTGGACCCAAATGGTGATCCATACACCAGTCAAATCTTTCTGATTGAAGTTGCCACTGGTCGATACATTCATCGATCCCAAGGGGTCAGAGTGGATCATGGAACATTAAATGACCTTGAACTACTAGCATCCAAGTTATTCGAAGCCTTCGAAGAGACGCGACCTTGCCAAGGCTGGTCTTCGGACAAGAATGGATTCGATCGATTGCCAAGCGTACAATATCCATATCTTCGCCATGTGTCAAGTGATTGCCAATATGTGGTCAACCCGTGCAAGATGGAATTGGATGAAGGCCACTCATCCACGGGATTCCAGCCCAGATCATTGTGTGCTCCATGCCAAAAGGCCGGTCAAGATGTTTTAGAGGGTGCACAGGATTTCAGAGAGGTTCTTGCCGAAGATATTATTTGTCCCAAAATCGAAGGCCAGACTGAAACACCCGCCTCGTGGGAGTCGTGGTCAGGCGGGATCTTTGAAGATTCGGAGGATTTTGAGAGCGatcttttcaatcattcaatggGTGACGATGATATTGTTGGTgggagaaagaagagcaagCAGATTCGAAAGACTGTCAAAGGGTCCAAGAGGTCCAAGAAGCAACTCCAATCGGCCTCGTTTGTCGGAGGTCCGGATGTTGACTCGGCGGATGAGGCTAAGATCTCGAACAAGAGAGAGTACACGTGCAATCATTGTTCCCAAACCTTCCCGACCATCAGTTACTACCGAAGACATCAACGAGAAAAACGGAAATTGTCTTGTAAGGAGTGTGACAAGGAAGTGACTACGTTTTTCGACTTGAAGAAACACATCGCGGCCAAGCATCCTGATTCCATGGAGGGTATCTTCAGTCCCCTTTGGACTAATGATGAGGACGAAGAGACGATCAAAGTACCCAAGGTCTGCTTTCTGTGCGACCGGGTGTTCAATGGAAGTGTTTTGCTCTACCGTCATAAAGAGCTTTACCACGAAATGGGCGACCAAAAATGCAGCGATTGTCAAGAGCCATGTCTCACCTTCTATGATCTCATGATCCATAACTATCAGAGCCATTCCAAAGCCATCCCTCACCTTCAACCATTCACCCGTGGCCTTGAGATTGTCAGAGGGGAGAATGGCAAAATCGAGAAGAAGCGGATCGAGTTTGCTTGCCAATTTTGTCCCGCGGGTTACAAGTATGATTCGTCTTACACTCTTCATATGCGAAAATGTCACGCTTGGGGATTGTTCGAGTGCAAATCGTGTGATGAAGTGGGTCATTATGCTCAAGATGTCTCGTCTCATATGGTCACTTTCCATCCGGATAATCCGGAGGTCAAATGTCCCAACTGTTCTCAAGTTCTGTCTTTAAAGGATGATCCGGGTAACTTTTTGCATCATTACAACGAGTGCAAGACCCCTTGTTCCAAACGGGTCTTTACGAGGGATGGAGGGTTCCagaaaatgtcttttcagTGTCAGTATTGTGGGAAGGGATACGCCTCCAAGATCGTGTTCCGTGGCCACGTCAAAAGACACGAGGGCATCGAGCGATTCAAATGCACCTTTTGTGACTATGGCTCGAACATTAAATCCGTGCTCATTGATCATGAGAAAACACATTTGAGAGAAAGGGGATTGACGAACGAAGATGCCGGCATTCAACTCTATTACAATTGTGAAGAATGCGGAAAGAAATTTAGACAGTCTTCGAGTGTTCGGGCCCACAAGAAACGAGTCCATCAAGGGATCAAGAAGTCCTATGGGTGTCAAGATTGCGGGGAGATATTCACCAACTTGCAAGCCTTTTACCGACATAAACGAGAAAAACATGGACATGTGTCCAAGTCGGGGCGAAGGGGCCGTAAATCAGATATATCTATTGCCTGTCCTTAA
- the LOC131885211 gene encoding zinc finger protein 62-like, whose translation MDFTAALLTTVREHHNYQSVDLLHLVVQNWIVFQRSTFDYFDDQGDPYTSHLFLIEVCTGRFIHRAQGMKLEEGITLDMNRLASKLLEAFQGTRLCQGWSVQDVPANHPTFRVREYPVPRCVSNDCQHLYKPCKSEVELGQLSPSKNRSICPPCEKMNDGSGEALDITIDDDLNDSNEELTDEHPDAISYDILQDLEDCEPDLKIFSESDIDEDDLALKRPRFAQPEKMAMECAFCSNESSQSCDCGTKDEKPMGDLHELDGISYKKKAKRQRKEFKCNHCSKVFPTKSFYARHQREKRLVGCPHCSKKIVTFWELKQHLSRFHPDSSQENLHPLWDNDEDEATMQYPKICFTCDRLCNGNIMMSRHKELYHELGDHKCAECLEPCLTFYDLIIHSYQAHSKAIPHISPYTQGLHFKTHTNGKVEVTRQNFACHFCFATFKFDSEHTKHMRKCHAWGQFECRACDEVGHYSQDISAHMRDFHPQKPEVKCPNCSSIVTLQTDEEAFIVHYRGCKFKGFKKTKTNKTSSKIHRGTRRRADFQCHYCGKEYASKTTLQNHVQQHEGVERFKCTFCDYGTNVKAVLIDHEKHHLRERGLTNEDTGMQLYYDCDQCDKKFAQQSGLRSHRKRVHQGIKKNHPCKDCGEVFTNLQGYYRHKRQRHGFVSKQIGRKGRKPLD comes from the coding sequence ATGGATTTCACAGCTGCATTACTGACAACTGTCAGAGAGCACCATAACTACCAATCAGTCGACTTGCTCCATTTGGTGGTCCAGAATTGGATCGTGTTCCAGCGATCCACCTTTGATTACTTTGATGATCAAGGTGATCCCTACACAAGCCATTTATTCCTTATCGAAGTTTGTACAGGACGATTTATCCATCGAGCCCAAGGAATGAAACTGGAGGAAGGGATCACATTGGATATGAACAGATTAGCTAGCAAATTATTAGAGGCTTTTCAAGGCACTAGATTGTGCCAAGGATGGTCGGTTCAAGATGTCCCAGCCAATCACCCAACATTTCGTGTTCGAGAATATCCTGTTCCAAGATGTGTGTCAAATGATTGCCAGCATTTATACAAACCTTGTAAGAGCGAGGTAGAATTAGGTCAATTGTCTCCATCAAAAAACCGTTCCATTTGTCCTCCTTGTGAGAAGATGAATGATGGCTCTGGTGAGGCATTGGATATCACCATAGATGATGATCTTAATGACAGTAACGAGGAACTGACCGATGAACACCCGGACGCCATTTCGTACGATATCTTACAAGACCTGGAAGATTGTGAGCCAGATCTCAAGATTTTTTCCGAATCTGACATTGATGAGGATGACTTGGCCTTGAAACGCCCAAGATTTGCCCAGCCGGAAAAGATGGCTATGGAATGCGCATTTTGTTCTAACGAATCCTCTCAGTCATGTGATTGTGGTACCAAAGATGAGAAACCAATGGGTGATCTCCATGAACTGGATGGTATTTCCTACAAGAAGAAAGCCAAAAGACAACGAAAAGAGTTCAAATGCAATCATTGCTCCAAGGTGTTTCCCACCAAGAGTTTTTATGCCCGGCATCAACGAGAAAAACGCCTTGTGGGGTGTCctcattgttccaaaaagATTGTGACCTTTTGGGAACTCAAACAGCATCTCTCCAGATTccatccggattcatctcaaGAAAATCTCCACCCGTTATGGGACAATGACGAGGATGAAGCCACCATGCAGTATCCCAAGATATGCTTTACCTGCGACCGTTTATGCAACGGCAACATCATGATGAGTCGGCACAAGGAGCTCTACCATGAATTAGGCGATCATAAATGTGCAGAATGTCTAGAGCCTTGCCTCACATTCTACGACCTTATAATCCACAGCTACCAAGCCCATTCCAAAGCTATTCCCCACATTTCTCCCTACACTCAAGGACTCCATTTTAAAACTCACACCAACGGCAAAGTCGAAGTCACGCGTCAAAATTTTGCTTGTCACTTCTGTTTCGCGACCTTTAAATTTGATTCCGAGCACACAAAACACATGCGGAAATGTCATGCTTGGGGCCAATTCGAGTGTCGGGCTTGCGACGAGGTGGGCCACTATTCCCAAGATATCTCTGCCCACATGCGGGATTTTCATCCACAAAAGCCCGAGGTGAAGTGCCCGAATTGTTCATCGATAGTGACCCTTCAGACCGACGAAGAAGCGTTCATCGTCCATTATAGGGGTTGCAAGTTcaaaggttttaaaaagaCCAAGACCAACAAGACTAGTTCGAAGATTCATCGGGGTACCCGGCGGAGGGCTGATTTTCAGTGCCATTACTGTGGGAAAGAGTACGCCTCCAAGACCACTTTGCAGAATCATGTGCAACAACACGAGGGTGTGGAGCGATTTAAGTGCACATTCTGTGATTATGGCACCAATGTCAAGGCAGTGCTCATTGATCATGAAAAGCATCATTTGCGAGAAAGAGGATTGACCAACGAGGATACCGGCATGCAGCTCTACTATGATTGTGATCAATGTGACAAGAAGTTTGCCCAGCAGTCTGGCCTGCGTTCCCATCGGAAACGGGTCCATCAGGGGATCAAGAAGAATCATCCTTGTAAAGATTGCGGTGAAGTATTCACCAACCTTCAAGGCTACTATCGGCATAAGCGACAACGGCATGGGTTTGTGTCGAAGCAAATCGGACGCAAAGGACGGAAGCCGTTAGATTGA